From Salvelinus namaycush isolate Seneca chromosome 9, SaNama_1.0, whole genome shotgun sequence:
agggactgatttagaccttcTACCtgattaattatcaggtagaacagaaaaccaggaGGCTCCGGACCTTGTAGGGAAAGAGTTGAATAAGCCTGTCATAGGGTAAAAGTTGAATACCTCTGGTCTATCCTATTGTCTCACATGTTAGGATCTGCATCAACATCTACAAATCCAAGTCTTTCTCCATAGGATAATGAGGGGGAATTTGTAGTTTTTTTCTCTTCAGGTAATCCTAAAGGTTATCAGCAATCATTCATAATAGATCCTTATTCATAATAGACCCAAGTAGGGACGGATTGGCCGTCTGGCAAATCTGGCAGATTCCAGATGGGCTGGACATATTTTCAGGTGAGTGGGCTGGTCGAAATTGAAAAAATGATATTGTTTATTTGGCCTGTTTTTTTTTATATGTTTTTGTAGCCTAGGCTATAGCTTTTTCTCCGTTGACATAATCGATCAGCTTTCTCTACTGGGCCTTTGCAGTGGGAACAGCCCCCCTACTTCGATGGGCTGGCCCGGTGAAGTTCAAAGTCAAACCTGCCATCAGTGAGCCAGCCTATATTCCGACTGAAGTTGCCAAAATGACCAGtaaaaaatgaaaagaaaaaaacatatcaGGCACTTATTTGCAATACTGTATGGTGTCTATTTAGGCTACAAAATCCATGAGctaaatgtaggcctattgaacTCACTAGAATTCATTACTTTGCACAAGTTCCAAATACAACATGAAAATATTAACATGAACTCAGGACATCATTATCTATAAAGCAGTGTGGCTGGGGCCGGTGTGGTACAGCAGTAGTGGGCCGGTCTGGCTGAAATACCAGAGCCTAATTTTATTCCCagtccgtgtgtgtgtatgtattataGCTGAGGAGATGGCAGTGAGGCCGTGTCGATGGCGCTGCTATCTGTTTGACATTTCTGGTATTTGAACCGCTGGATGGGCTCTGACAAATGCCAGTGCTGTCACTAGACTCAAGTTTTAATTACACCTGAATGTTTGTacgtcccaaagggcaccctaatccatttatagtgcactacatttgaccagagctttggtcaatagtagtgcactttatagggaatagggtgccatttagaacTCAACCTGGGTCTTTCAGGGGGCTTCTTCGCCCATGAAGTTAATTAGCAGGTTTCCAAAGGGCTAGCctagcgctgtgtgtgtgtgtgtgtctagagcTCGATTTCGGCGGCCCTCGCCAGTCGGTGCAACCCACACGGCTTTTCAGTGGCGTTTCGATGGCATTTATAATGGTCTCTGTCTGTGTAGACAATGTGAATTAACACATGAGAGATGGGGAATGGGAAATGGGCTTTAGGGTTGGTGCGAGGGAGTGTAAATTTCAATCCAAGGTCTGGAGCTTAACGTTCAGTCATTGTGCAAatggtttttgtgtgtgtgcccGGACGGACCGGTGTGGGTTGGAATGGCCGGTATTCATTATGAGGGAGGACAGACTTCATCTCAAAGTCACCCTGGATGTGATGGTGTGATGTGCTCTCAGCTCAGCATCATACTGTGGCTAGTGTACTACCTAAAATGAAGCAATGCATTGGCATTATAATGGTTGTCCTATGTCCACCGTCACTTTATCTGAAGCCTTGCCTATTACTATAGTAAACGTGCAATGTTTACAAAACTGTTAAAGAGAAGAACACGTATTGAATATTTATGTACGGATAGCGTTGTCCTTTTGATTGTCAATCACCTGGAAAGATATACATCTAGCCTATTAGAGTTATGGTCGCATGCCGACAATTGGTTTGGCCATGCAAAACCTGTTGTTGTACTTGGCCCAGTACATAGCTCTTTATGTTAATAATGTTTTTATCGATCAGAAGTTACAACTACAATGTGATCAAGTTTATTCATTCAAATGTGTAAGCtaatcaaaataaatgtacatgcTTACCTTGTTATTTCCTCGTTGATCGAAGAGGGTTTCGTTCATTTCCTGATTTGGGTTTTATGGTCAAGACAGAGGGTGCGTTCCAAAGCGCCTGGGTTAATCCGTAGTATGGGTACAGCTGAAGTTGACCTTTTCCGGGGGGAAGTTCATGTTGGAAGCCTTATGTCTATTTATGCTTAAAGCATGGTAAGCACATTTATTGATATGTGCGCGCATTGTAATGGAGGTATGTTGACGAGTTGAAGATCTGTAGACTGGAATTCCAGCCGGTTTAATGTTAATTGTTCATTGTAGACAAGTCTTCTTCCTATTGGTTAATTGCATTCTGGGTAATGAAAAGCCTGTAAATTCTTTGTTTCAGGTTGCTTATTATTGTGTTCTACCTGTGTATGCCTACTTCAACTTCACTCTGGTCAGGTAAAATGCCAGCAAGGTGCTGTGTTTATTAAAGTACCTTCAGCCAGGTTATACTGATGCAAaacctctgtgtttgtgtttaaaTACTTTTGATAGCCTGCGCTTCAAGGAAGGTGGTAAAACCTAGAACTGTGTAGTGCTTTTCCTCCGCACTTCCGTCACATATACTGTTGCTGTTTGAAACCCGATACTTTAACAGTCATTTCACACATAATCGGCTTCCAAGCACTGTGACGTGTTGTGAATAGAAAACCAGACTGAAggacacagtcaacttactgcAAGCGTTCCcataaagaaaaaaaacaactttTATTCTCTTGTCATATTTCAATGATCACAATTATACCACACGTTTACCTGGCTACAAGTGTGCCGACTACATATTACTCCTCCACGTGCGTCAAGGAGAAGGTCGAGGAAATGTGATGGTTGTCCTATGTCCTGCGtcactttatcaaaagccttgcGTATCACCATAAATGACCAGACAATGTTTTGCAAAACTGTTTACGAGAAGCACATTTATTTGTTGAATATTTACGTGTGGATAGTGTTGTCCTTTTGTTTCTTGATCACCCGGAAAGAGAAACGTGTCGCAGTGTTAGAGTTGTTGCGGTCTTTTTTTTGTACGAACGCAACGTTTATTAATTGGTCACCTTCTTGGTTCAAGTCTTCGATATTAGCGACAAAGTGTTGAGAAAGTGTCAACAGGAAGACATGTATATAAAAGGACAAGTGCCACTAATGAAGAAAGTAATGGAAGGAGGGAAGAAAAACGAGTGTCAGGGTAAATGTCCGTAGAGAAATAAGGGGAGAGTTTAGACTTATATGCTTGCGAGTAAATGAAACTCCTTTCCTCCAGACAGTCATTTAACTTCAGGGGAGACTTATGTCTTTATTGTAACCAATGTGGATAGCTCAGTCTCTAAAAAACGAGAGAGGGTTTCAATTAACTGCAAAACCCATGAGTATAAAGTAAGTCTTGAGGCGAGTACGCGTGACACTTCAATTTCAACCGTAGACGACAAACGGTTCATATCGAAAGATCATTTGAGGAATGTTGGGAGTATCCCAATGCGTCCCCCTCATACTTCGTGACAGGCCATTGAAATGATTTAGTGGTTGATATATTTTAATGAACTCAGAGCCATCCGAGTGGAAGgtgattttttaaaattgttAATATTAAACAAAAGGAGAGATCTATTTCAGTGGAGAAATTTGAGGTGTAAATGAGTCCAAATGAACAAGCCTGTTCTTTTCCAAAAACAATTTGTCAGACTGTCCTCATGTGAAATAATCTCTTGACAATGACTTCCCAAGAAACGCAAGATGCATGAAGATACTCTATTTTCATTATAAACTGTGAATATCTCGGTAAAACGGCAAGAGATAATGACGCGGGAAGATCCTCAACTTCCCTTAAGAATGTGACATAACGTTTCTATTTGAGTTAACCAAGAAAACTAAAAGCAATTTTAAAGTCTTAAGTCTGGATTTTCTGCTTGTTAGAGCTCAATCACATATACTGTTGCTGTTTGAAACCCTATACTTTAACAGTCATTTCACACATAATTGGCTTCCAAGCACTGTGATGTGTTGTGAATAGAAAACCAGACTGAAGGACACAGTCAAAACATTACTGCAAGCGTtccaaaaagaaagaaaaaaattataatttattCTCATGTCATTTTTCAATGATCACAATTATACCACACGTTTACCTGGCTACAAGTGTGCCAACTACATATTACTTGAAATAAGACCATCGACATTGACTTGAAACAAATACAGGAGTTGGTTCCAAAGTTCACATTTACAATATTTAAACTGAAAACGAGGCGTTTGAAACAAGTATGTGTTCTACTGTACACAGAACCAGACTGAAAAGTATGCAGTTATACATATGTAAAACCTGATTTCCACAATTGGAAAATGTACTGCCAAGTTATGAGTCCTGCTCACTGGCAATCATCCAATCCATAACTAGTAAGTACAAGCATacagagtgtgttgtgtgtgggctCTGAAATGAGCCGGCATTGTTAAAACATGAAATGAAGCCTGAGCTCAAGTTTGAACAGTTTTGAGCTGCAACAAAGCACTATAGACAGCTCACAACTCATTTCTTGCCACAACAAAGTTACATGAATCTAATTGGAAACTGTTTAAGGCTTTGTTGAGAAACATTAACATTGTACAATACCTCATGTGTGGAAAATAAAGGATTATGTAAACATAAATATGCAAAATCTTATGAAAGAGGGTTTTACCAGTATTACATTGGAAGAACTCCTGATGCATTGCAGAGTAATTGTTGGCTGCAACATATCACAGCTTGTCTTCATAGCCTCTTGGAATAAAATAATCCTTTGCAATTCAAATGATTGCAAAGGAAATTGCAAATGGTCCTTTGTTTTGGAATGGTGATACATTCTTGGCTTTAAAAGCTTAGATGATCCATACTGTAAACAGTACAGGTCAGGTAGTCCAGTCCTTagctactgtatctatctatctcaACATTGGTTCCCTTAGAATATGCAGGTAGAAGCTGTATGCATTCAGTCCAAGTTATCTTTATCAAATGCCACTTAACCATCTTGTTTTGAAGGAACGTGTCATTATATTTGGTAAATCAGTGGTTGTAGTTGAAGTCGTAATTGCGTGTGTGGAATTTGCCGAAAGTTCTGAATGTATCTGTGACATTTGTAGAAAGTCCTGAACGATAAATCTAATGGCTGGTTTATCAAATCTAGACCGGCAACAAGTAGGATTACAATACATTTCTGTACTGTACATTCAATTCAACAATTCAACATTCAACACTCCCTGAGGGAGTCCAAGTATTCTGATCTGCGTGGGTTGGAATCACTGCATAACAGAACAGAAATATGAAAATAATTGAACATTTTCACAGGATGAACTAAGAAAACGATGAACTAAGAAAGATAATTGCACAGTAATCTCATACAAAAGTGCTTCTGGATCTGGAAGAGGGTGACATCATGAAAAACagatgaaaaaaatataaacaaaattGACATTGGTTAAAATTCTTTACAAAATGCTATTTTTTCGGGTAACAAAGCTGTGAAAAATATTCCTATCGTCCTCATAAAAATGCCACATTGAACGAGGCAAGTATATTATACCACATGGGGTACTGTAGCTAGATCAGTATTTCTCAACCTCTGGTCTAAGGGCCAGGAACAGTCCTTGGGATGTTGCTGACCGGTCCCTAAGATGTTTAATAACTGAAACTCATTTTAGTCACTTCTCATTTTAGTCACGTTTAATGTAAGCTGCCTTCCAAGAAGGTAAGAACCATAGCTTGCTGGCCCCTGGTATGAATAAGGTTGAGAAACACTGCTGTAGATTGTGTTAGTTGTATATTATACAGTGGTGACCGATAGGAAGGCATTATGTACTTTGGCCCTGGGGTCATCAGGGGCTTTGGCCCCGTGAGTCATCAGTTCCTGAATGGTCATCCAGTTGTCCAGGATCTTCTTGTTGCGCTTCTTCATCATCTTCCTGTGGCTCAGTTCGATGATGCTGACCTCCTTGCGTCCTTCGCTGCTGCTCTGAGGACTCTCCCTCAGGCTCTCCAGCCTGCTCTGCTGCATGAACTCCCGCCTCCTCCGCTGTTCTTTAGCCCTGACCAGATGCTGcttcctctcctctttactccagTACCGCCCCATCTTCATCTCAGACATAGCGTCGTCGTCCGTGGTCATCCCGCCGCTGCGCTCCTCCTTGATCTTGAGGGCGCGTTCCCGCAGGATCTTGTCCCTGATGGGTCTCTTTGTGATGTAGCGCGTGCCGTCCGAACGGATCTTCACCTTCCACTCCATCTTGGGCTCGTTGGCGGGGATCAACTGGGGCTCCTTGACCACGCTGAGCAGGCTGAGCTGGCTCTGAGCGTACTCCACGGCCGAGCGCTGCTGGATCAGCTGCATGTAGCTCTGGTAGTGGCGAGCGTGGGCCGGGATGTTGGTGTTGGGCTGGCGGTGCTGGGAGCTACGGGACGGGGAGAGGTAAGGGATCTGGGAAGCCCTGGGAGGATGCTGAGGCGTCACTTTCCCGTTCCCGCTCCTTTCATCGTCTGCCGGGGCAGTCTGGTCCGACTCGTAGCGGTTGGGGCTGTGGTCGGGGCTACTGGCCTTGCCTGGGATGGGGGCTCGGTGGAGCGACCGTTGTGTTGGGCTGGGGCTAGGACTGGGGCTGGCTGTGGCATGAAGGCTTGCCAGGCTACTGCGGAGGTTCCTCTGGTTGGTGATGGTGACCATCCTCCTCTGGAGGGAGTGCTCGGGGGAGCGGTCCATGGCCAGCGGCGTGCTGCGCGAGCTCTCTGCCGTGTTGTAGGCGCTCGAGCTGTCCTTGTCTGACTTCTCCGGTTTCTCTTGGCGCTTGTTGATGTCAGCCAGCTTGCCCCTGCTGGGCGAGTCCCTGCTGCCTCGGAGGAAGTTTTGGTCCTTGGGCACGGGGCGGCCGGTTATGGGAGACACCTGCTGCACCTGGTCTCTCTGGGTCCCCCCCGGGCCCTTGCGGAGCTTGTGGGCCTGCATGATGTTCTGGCACTCAAGCTCAATGCTGCAGAGCTCCTCGTTGAGCATGCGGAGCTCACGCTGCACGCCGCCAGCCGGCTCTCCCAGACTACACTCGATGGTGCTGTGTCTGCTGTAGAACAGGTCGTACTCCCCGCTGTTACGGATCTGACACTTCAGCTCCAGGAGCTGCTGGAAGCGGTCACCGTCCACCTccaactcctcttcctcctcttcttcttccagaCGATGATGCCCAGTGTCCTGTCTATCCCTCAGGCACTGGGACAGTCGTCTCTGGATGTGGGTTAGAAGGGCATTGTGGTCAGACATCCCCAACTCACTGTCCTTGTCCTGAGTTAGGGAGGAACAGGTAGCAGTGATGTCATCCTCTTCTGTTCCTCTGGGCTGAAAGAAAAATTAATACCACAAGTTTTTCAGTAAAAAAAGCTAAAAGACGGTCTacatcaggggtattcaactcttaccctacggcCTTACGAGATCCgaagcctgctggttttctgttctaccagATAATTAATTGCGCACACCTGGTGTGCCAGGTCTAAATTGGTCCTTAATTCGATTTTAAAAAGCTGTGAAACTGACTTCGAGGTACAGAGTTGACTGCAGGAAAACTATCTGTGTCAACAGTGTGATCAaattaacatactgtatctgtaaaatatatgtaaaaaaaCAACTTGAAGTGCATAGGTCTCTTGTGTACAACTTTGTGGAAACTGGGAATTTTAGAACAAAGGAAATGATATTCATAACTATTTGGCAGTTTCTGAAATTTCTAAAGTCTGAAATAGTTTTGAAAAAGTCAGTGCTTTGGGTTCTCCACTGGGATTCCCTCCATTCTTGTGGAGTTCTGTACCACTACTCTGCTACCCTGGGAATTGCTGTTTCTTCCCCATGCTTTGCAGTCTTTTGAACTTCCCTATCTCCCCATTTACATATTTGCTCATCTCAAAACAAAACCTAAGATTTTAAATTGTGGTCACCAATCTTTGGGGTTCAAAATGCTCCTCACCCTCTTCCATATTAATACAGCTTTCAAACTATATTATTAGATATTGCCATCAGATTTGAAAGAACCTCAATACACAGTTTGGTATAATCTCATCCGCTCCACCTAACGTTGCTGATTATTTCAAGTTACAACAGCCTTTCTCTTATAACCAGTAATGACTGTCATACAGTCCGTCTTTTCATAGTCATGTAGTACCATTATGCCTTAAGTATACACTCTGAGATTGTTGGTTTCCATGGTCTACTCTTTGGTTTGACCCTAGGGTTGTGGGACCTTACTTGTTCCTCAGGTAAAAGCTCTGTATACAAAATGAGAGAATAAACCCTCTGGTCTGTCCCTGTGGGTCTCACCTGCTCCTGTTCCTCCTGTAGTGCTTCcagctccatctcctctctctgctgctcCTCCAACATCTCCATCTTCAACTGCTCCAGGAACTCACTGTGTTCATCATCCAACCACGCCTCCTCTAGCTagagatagaaagggagagatgggggcggggggggggggggggggggggggtggagcaAGGGAGAGTGACATAaaatggagagaaaagagagaggaggattaAAACCAGAATATGAGATGCCCTGGCTTACACCAACTGGCCATTCGAGATCCACAATAAGACACACGTCATGGAGTTTTTGTGTTGCAATAGCTGAGAGCATTATAAAACTGTTGATAGATCATTAACAACGTCCCCATCAAGTATCCCTGCCTGACCACACATATAGATGAAGTCAATATATTTCAATGAACAGAGGATCTTGACCTCTGATCTGGTTCCTCAATGTCATTCATCAGCTCTTTGTCTGCTTGTCTCAAACCAAATGGGATCCATATCACAGCCAAGACTTTAGATGTATTATGAGAGGCGTATTTAATTATCAAAAGGGGAAGGTAGAGAGTCCATTATGGCTCATTGCTCATCTGCCGTACTCAGTGGCTCATACTCATAAGTTCGCACGCACAcatagggctgttacggtgaccgaattatcgccacaccggcagtcacaaGCCATGTGACCGCTGagtcacggtaactaggcttTTCCAGGACTGCGCTCTGATgccgctgatggtcattagtagcctatcAAACTTGCTAACGGCCAGTCGCTAATGGCCTGATACTCAGCACtccattgtccctctaatcactctgacatcccCAGGTGGTGAcatccccacaagggtgcgtcctcAGTCCCCACCTGTACTCTCTGTATAcctcacacagttccaactccatcatcaagtccTCTGACGACACGATAGTAGTAGGcgtgattaccaacaacaacgagacggcctacagagaggaggtaggcACTGGAGACGGTAAAAAAAcattcaagttcctcggcgtacacatctccAAGGAGCTGAAATGGGCAAACCACACAGACAACATGGTGAAGAAGTAAcgacagcgactcttcaacctcaggaggctgaataaattagGCCTCTCTCTGAGGACCTCACAGTgctctacaggagcaccatcgagaaCACACTGTCAGGCTGAATCGAAGCCTGGTGCGGCAACTCCACCACCGCTgaccgcaaggctctacagagggtacaCTCGGCTGAACGCACCACTgggagcacactgcctgccctccaggatacaTACAGcaccaggtgtcgcaggaaggccaagaagatcatcaaggacctcaaccTCATTTTGTTacttttacagccttattctaaaatggattcaattgctatttcccctcatcaatctacacacaatatcccataatgtcaaagcaaaaacagatttttagaattttggagctggttttcatcaaggatctttctgtactttgctccattcatctttcatcttttctggaattttccaagctgtttaaaggcacagtcaacttagtgtatgtaaacttctgacccactggaattgtgatacagtgaattataagtgaaataatctgtctgtaaacaagtgttggaaaaattacttgtgtcatgcacaaagtagatatcctaaccgacttgccaaaactatagtttgttaacaagaaatttgtggagtggttgaaaaccgagttttaatgactatatatatatatatatatatatatatatatatatatatatatatatatatatatatatatatatatatatatatattataatatcatCTTTGTAGCTCAATCAATCATGTTATTTGGTTTAAAAATGAAAATGATTTAAATCTAAAAGATAAAATTCAACCAGAGAGCACCCTTGGACCATGGGAAAAAGCTGCACTTCACCGTTGCACTTCAATCATTCCCACAGTGAATGGCTAGGACACAGTGAATGGCTAGGctacgctatgaaaccacacactattgcagaGATATTACTGGCTACAATTGATATGGTAaaaacaatgtgtggggaggaagaggcacagaaactcacatcaatacTCTTTGTCAGTTAAACAAAGAATTTATGCTATTGCTAGCAATCAAGAGGAAACTCTGACTGAACAACTCAAACTCCCCAGCTTATGGTCTCCAAATGGACGTTAGCTGTGAGGGCTGAGATGCCCATTGATTTTTGTTTGTTATACATGTCGGGGGATGCTATTCACGAGGacatatgtgacccgattcaggaaactaggcgtatgtcaca
This genomic window contains:
- the LOC120053538 gene encoding PDZ domain-containing RING finger protein 4-like, which translates into the protein MGCNLCTLQKREEHYKLLYEIAQVNGKDLSKASHDEAVEAFRSAKDPIVVQVLRRNTASRGGHVGSTQEVGVVDVVDMCTQTDITFEHIMALAKLRATTPPVPDICPFLLSDSCHSLHTMEQDYYEGRADGGRTEEFEYEEVELCRLNSQEKLGLTLCYRTDEEEDMAIYVSEVGPNSIAARDGRIREGDHILQINGQDVQDREEAVAVLSSEDTRNIILLVARPEIQLEEAWLDDEHSEFLEQLKMEMLEEQQREEMELEALQEEQEQPRGTEEDDITATCSSLTQDKDSELGMSDHNALLTHIQRRLSQCLRDRQDTGHHRLEEEEEEEELEVDGDRFQQLLELKCQIRNSGEYDLFYSRHSTIECSLGEPAGGVQRELRMLNEELCSIELECQNIMQAHKLRKGPGGTQRDQVQQVSPITGRPVPKDQNFLRGSRDSPSRGKLADINKRQEKPEKSDKDSSSAYNTAESSRSTPLAMDRSPEHSLQRRMVTITNQRNLRSSLASLHATASPSPSPSPTQRPNRYESDQTAPADDERSGNGKVTPQHPPRASQIPYLSPSRSSQHRQPNTNIPAHARHYQSYMQLIQQRSAVEYAQSQLSLLSVVKEPQLIPANEPKMEWKVKIRSDGTRYITKRPIRDKILRERALKIKEERSGGMTTDDDAMSEMKMGRYWSKEERKQHLVRAKEQRRRREFMQQSRLESLRESPQSSSEGRKEVSIIELSHRKMMKKRNKKILDNWMTIQELMTHGAKAPDDPRAKVHNAFLSVTTV